Below is a window of Enterococcus gilvus ATCC BAA-350 DNA.
CCATTGGTAGAAGATCAGTTAAAGGCCATTGAAGATCAAGCGTTAATTGCTTATGAAAACTTAGCTGCAATCACTCGGCCTTTCTTTATGGCACAGGCAGGACAAGATGAAATGATTGAAGCGGAAGGGGTATTTCAAACAGCAAGCCAATTGCGTCAGACATCATTCAGCTTGAATTGGTATCCTGAGAGCAGTCACGTGGTCACCGTGGGCCCAGAAAGAAGACAATTAGAACAAGACGTGGTAAATTTTTTAGCCAGTCTTGGTTGGAGAGAAGATAATGGAGAGAAAAACAATTAAATCAGAAATACTAGCTGGCTTGAAGGCAGCCAATAAAAAAAGTCTTTCAATGGAAGAATTAGCAGAAGTTTTAGATATGCGTAAAAGCGAGGATTATAAACGATTAGTCCAAACAGTGGCGCAGCTTGAAAGAGAGAAAGCACTAGAATTTAACAAAAAAGGGCACATCAAGTTGCCTTTTCAGCCAATCGAAGTGGAAGGGATTTTTCGTCGCAATGAACGAGGCTTTGGTTTCGTGACGATTGATCCAGAGGAACCGGATATTTTTATCCCGAAAGAAGCGACTAATTTTGCGATGGATGGTGACATTGTCATGATCGACATCCAAAAAACGGCGGATCTGTTTTCAGATCGTGGCGCGGAAGGCCGTGTTGTTTCTATTAAAGAACGGAAGATTCAGCAACTTGTTGGTGAGTTTACAGCTTTTGATGTGGATGAAATTGCGGAATCTGATTTATTCGGTTATGTAACACCGAAGGATAAAAAAAGTGCGCAATTTAAGGTTTTTATTGCGGCGGAAGGCATTCAACCAGTGGATGGCAGTGTCGTGATCGTTGAGATCACTCATTATCCTGAGAAGGGATATGCAACAAGTCTTGAGGGGATGATCACAAAGGTAATTGGTCATAAAAATGATCCAGGCATGGATATATTATCGATCGTGATTGCTCAAGGAATCCCAACCCAATTTCCAGAAGAGGTTCAATCAGCTTCTGAAGAAGTCCCTGATAAAATCGCTGCATCTGATTTAGTAGGCCGCCGTGATTTACGGGATCAACAGATCGTGACCATTGATGGAGCGGATGCAAAAGATTTGGATGACGCTGTGACGGTCCGTAAACTAGATAATGGAAATTACTTTTTAGGGGTACACATCGCGGATGTTTCTTACTATGTGACGGAAGACAGCATCTTGGATAAAGAAGCGTTCGAACGTGGAACGAGTGTCTACTTGACGGACCGAGTAATTCCCATGATCCCGCAACGTTTATCAAATGGTATTTGCTCCTTGAATCCTCAAGTACCACGCTTGACTATGAGCTGTGAGATGGAGATTGATCCAAGTGGGACGATTGTTCATCATGAGATTTTTCAAAGTGTGATCCAAACGACCGAACGAATGACGTATTCAGCGGTAAATGAAATCTTAGAAGAAGACGATGCAGAAACGACTGAACGCTACCGTGACCTAGTTCCGATGTTTCATTTGATGAAAGAACTGCATCTAATTCTTGAAGAACGTCGTAGTCGCCGCGGGGCAATTAACTTTGAGGACAGAGAAGCTAAAATTCTTGTTGATCCTGAAGGACGCCCGCTGGATATTGAATTGCGAGATCGAGGTGTTGGCGAACGCTTGATTGAATCGTTCATGTTGGCGGCGAATGAAACCGTTGCTGAGCATTTCAATCGATTGAAGGTACCATTCATCTATCGAATTCATGAACAACCAAAAGAAGAAAAAATGCAGCGTTTCTTTGATTTTGCAGCAGCACTGGGTATTTTAGTCAAAGGAACAAAAAATACGATCACTCCGAAGGATCTTCAACAAGTAATCCATGACGTAGGAGATAAACCGGAAGCAGCAGTTATTAATACGATGTTGTTGCGTAGTATGCAGCAAGCACGTTACTCCGAGGATAATTATGGGCATTACGGATTGGCAGCGGAATACTACACGCATTTCACGTCACCGATCCGACGTTACCCCGATTTGATCGTCCATCGCTTGATTCGGACGTACAGCCAAGATCAAAGTGAAACAACTCAAGAAAAATGGGCAGAAAAACTACCAGACATCGCTAATCATAGTTCGAAGATGGAACGACGTGCAGTGGACGCTGAACGAGAAGTCGACAGCATGAAAAAAGCCGAATATATGGCAGAAAAAGTTGGAGAAGAATTTGATGGACTTATCAGTTCAGTCACCAAATTTGGTATCTTCATTGAGCTTCCAAATACGGTAGAGGGAATGATCCATCTAAACGAATTGAAACAGGATTATTTTCATTTTATTGAAAACCAATTGGCGTTAGTCGGTGAGCGTACACGTCAAACCTTTAAAATCGGTCAAAAAGTTCGAATAAAGGTGACGAAGTCTGATCCAGAAACACGAGAGATCGATTTTGAACTTTTAGAAGCAGAAGAGATTCCTTCTTTGGAGGTTCCTAGCAACAACCGTCGTGATAAGCGACGCAAGCCAACCGGCGGCCGCAACAATCATAAAACTAGCGAAAAGCACTATAGTAAAAATGTTGAGAATAAAAACAACGAAAAAGGCAAGAAAAAGAAAAAAGGAAAAAAAACATTTTACAAATCTGTAGCCAAAAAGAAAAAACCGGGCAGAAAGAAGGGATAACATGCCAAAAGGTGATGGGAAATTAGTCGCACAAAATAAAAAAGCACGCCACGATTATACGATTATTGATACGATCGAGGCAGGGATCGTTCTGCAAGGAACTGAAATAAAAGCCATTCGCAATAGCCGAATCAATTTAAAAGATGGCTTTGCGCGCATTCGAAATGGTGAAGCTTTCTTATACAATGTTCATATTAGTCCATATGAACAGGGGAATATTTTTAACCACGACCCTTTGCGAACTCGCAAGCTGCTCATGCATAAAAAACAAATCGCTCGTTTAGCTGGCGAACTTAAGACGACAGGTATCACACTAGTCCCCTTAAAAGTGTACTTGAAAGATGGCTACGCTAAGGTTCTGATTGGTGTTGCCAAGGGAAAACATCAATATGATAAACGAGAAAGTTTGAAGCGTAAAGACGTGGATCGTCAAATCAGTCGAACGTTGAAAAACTATTCGCGCTAGCAAAATATTCTTTTTCGCATATTTAGGGAGAATTTCTTTACTTCACAATGGATTTTGATACGATTAGGTACAATCTATACTAGCCTTTTTGTGGGCTAAATCAGCTATTGGAGAAGGAAAAAGAGGAATAAAATAACGTGAGAGAAATTAACCTCGACTTATTCGGAAATTTTTAGGAAAATTCTTTGAAATTTTCTTTCTCTGGTGGTAACATACGATAGTATTTTGAGGAGCAGCGCTAAGCAGGCACTAGCTGACGCGAGTCGCTGGGAAGAGAGGTGAACTGGATTGGATGAAAAATCTTGGTTTTTCCATATTGGTCCCATATGGTTTGATGGTACGGTAACGACAATGATCATTGTGACATGCGTAATTGTCTTTTTCCTTGTCTATGCATTTACACGCAACCTATCATTGAAACCCAAAGGAAAGCAAAACGCAATTG
It encodes the following:
- the rnr gene encoding ribonuclease R: MERKTIKSEILAGLKAANKKSLSMEELAEVLDMRKSEDYKRLVQTVAQLEREKALEFNKKGHIKLPFQPIEVEGIFRRNERGFGFVTIDPEEPDIFIPKEATNFAMDGDIVMIDIQKTADLFSDRGAEGRVVSIKERKIQQLVGEFTAFDVDEIAESDLFGYVTPKDKKSAQFKVFIAAEGIQPVDGSVVIVEITHYPEKGYATSLEGMITKVIGHKNDPGMDILSIVIAQGIPTQFPEEVQSASEEVPDKIAASDLVGRRDLRDQQIVTIDGADAKDLDDAVTVRKLDNGNYFLGVHIADVSYYVTEDSILDKEAFERGTSVYLTDRVIPMIPQRLSNGICSLNPQVPRLTMSCEMEIDPSGTIVHHEIFQSVIQTTERMTYSAVNEILEEDDAETTERYRDLVPMFHLMKELHLILEERRSRRGAINFEDREAKILVDPEGRPLDIELRDRGVGERLIESFMLAANETVAEHFNRLKVPFIYRIHEQPKEEKMQRFFDFAAALGILVKGTKNTITPKDLQQVIHDVGDKPEAAVINTMLLRSMQQARYSEDNYGHYGLAAEYYTHFTSPIRRYPDLIVHRLIRTYSQDQSETTQEKWAEKLPDIANHSSKMERRAVDAEREVDSMKKAEYMAEKVGEEFDGLISSVTKFGIFIELPNTVEGMIHLNELKQDYFHFIENQLALVGERTRQTFKIGQKVRIKVTKSDPETREIDFELLEAEEIPSLEVPSNNRRDKRRKPTGGRNNHKTSEKHYSKNVENKNNEKGKKKKKGKKTFYKSVAKKKKPGRKKG
- the smpB gene encoding SsrA-binding protein SmpB, which produces MPKGDGKLVAQNKKARHDYTIIDTIEAGIVLQGTEIKAIRNSRINLKDGFARIRNGEAFLYNVHISPYEQGNIFNHDPLRTRKLLMHKKQIARLAGELKTTGITLVPLKVYLKDGYAKVLIGVAKGKHQYDKRESLKRKDVDRQISRTLKNYSR